Proteins found in one Desulfuromonas thiophila genomic segment:
- a CDS encoding nucleotidyltransferase domain-containing protein: MMHESRRVYGQVKSLPLPILQQAFAQLSYVRTAVLFGSRAGANATPQSDYDFAVWIDKTQPFAWGALAQLRIELGAILNLPDEDFDLIDLEIATPEMVESIALQYRILKGDERVVRSLLAKHHKNC; this comes from the coding sequence CGCCGAGTTTATGGCCAAGTAAAATCCCTGCCACTGCCGATCTTGCAGCAGGCGTTTGCCCAACTGTCCTATGTCAGAACCGCGGTGCTGTTCGGTTCCCGCGCCGGAGCGAACGCCACGCCGCAAAGTGACTATGACTTTGCCGTATGGATCGACAAAACCCAACCCTTTGCCTGGGGGGCACTTGCCCAGCTACGGATTGAACTGGGCGCGATTCTCAACCTTCCTGATGAAGATTTTGATCTGATTGACCTGGAGATAGCTACGCCTGAAATGGTGGAAAGTATCGCGTTACAGTACCGGATACTCAAAGGGGATGAACGTGTCGTTCGAAGCCTACTTGCAAAGCACCACAAAAATTGCTGA
- the hepT gene encoding type VII toxin-antitoxin system HepT family RNase toxin, producing the protein MSFEAYLQSTTKIAECEKELLDLLSDRLRATAQLNKIELRAARASLQILIENSIGKARRILKHYDCPLVPSRGRDAFTILYDCGALDDEHYRSLMQAVGFRNAMIHDYMNFDEDVLVRIVSQQRYLAIYEFLIQRPDYNSVQSSRIKGFVV; encoded by the coding sequence GTGTCGTTCGAAGCCTACTTGCAAAGCACCACAAAAATTGCTGAATGCGAAAAAGAACTGCTCGACCTGTTGTCCGACCGCCTGCGTGCGACAGCGCAACTCAACAAAATTGAGCTGCGCGCTGCCCGAGCCTCTCTGCAGATTCTGATAGAAAACAGCATCGGCAAGGCTCGCCGCATTTTAAAGCATTATGATTGTCCCCTGGTGCCCAGTCGTGGACGAGATGCCTTCACGATTCTTTACGATTGTGGCGCGCTGGACGACGAACACTATCGCAGCTTGATGCAGGCGGTCGGTTTTCGCAACGCCATGATCCACGACTATATGAATTTTGATGAAGACGTTTTGGTGCGGATTGTAAGCCAGCAGCGTTATCTGGCCATTTACGAATTTTTGATTCAGCGACCCGATTATAATTCGGTGCAGAGTTCACGAATTAAAGGTTTTGTGGTCTAG
- a CDS encoding flagellin: protein MDRNELVSAINNTAALAGKFSAAAGENDNEVVITKLDNAANFTITETADLDGVPANDSDADGLAGVGSTSGTKTYYGSVALDSNEAITLTGNNVAASGLDEAGNSTTTITAVDISTREGAVTAISSVDAALSQIDTIRGDLGAVQNRFESTIANLQNVSENLSSARSRILDADIAEETSNMTKQNILQQAGVSILAQANQAPQLALSLLG, encoded by the coding sequence ATGGATCGCAACGAACTGGTATCCGCCATTAATAATACAGCGGCTCTTGCAGGTAAGTTCTCGGCCGCCGCAGGCGAAAATGACAATGAAGTCGTCATTACCAAGCTAGATAATGCCGCTAACTTCACCATCACTGAGACTGCTGACCTTGACGGTGTTCCGGCCAACGATTCCGATGCCGATGGTTTGGCTGGTGTTGGTTCGACCAGTGGGACAAAAACCTACTATGGTAGCGTGGCTCTGGACAGTAATGAAGCGATTACCTTGACGGGGAACAACGTTGCAGCTTCAGGACTGGATGAGGCGGGTAATTCAACGACGACCATCACTGCCGTGGATATTTCGACCCGTGAAGGTGCTGTTACGGCAATCAGTTCGGTGGATGCTGCGTTGTCGCAGATTGACACCATCCGAGGTGACTTGGGTGCGGTGCAGAACCGTTTTGAAAGTACCATTGCCAACTTGCAGAATGTTTCCGAAAATCTCAGTTCTGCCCGCAGCCGGATTCTGGATGCCGACATCGCTGAGGAAACCTCGAACATGACCAAGCAGAACATTCTGCAGCAGGCCGGTGTTTCCATCCTTGCCCAGGCTAACCAGGCACCGCAGCTGGCCCTGAGCCTGCTCGGCTAA
- a CDS encoding flagellar protein FlaG: protein MRIDAVNMAGSAVQQQPKASDQLVEQRKQQKQEPAAEPAAKADKIQPEEMLSQIKALTEDGLYAVRFENDKDTSELVVKVVDSETDEVIRQIPPEELLGLTKRLNDLRGNLVDTQS, encoded by the coding sequence ATGCGAATTGATGCCGTCAACATGGCGGGCAGCGCCGTGCAGCAGCAGCCGAAAGCCAGCGATCAGCTGGTGGAACAGCGCAAGCAGCAGAAGCAAGAGCCCGCCGCCGAACCCGCCGCCAAGGCAGACAAAATACAGCCCGAGGAAATGCTCAGTCAGATCAAGGCATTGACCGAAGACGGCCTGTACGCTGTCCGCTTTGAAAACGACAAGGACACCAGCGAACTGGTCGTCAAGGTGGTGGACAGCGAAACCGACGAGGTGATTCGCCAGATACCGCCAGAGGAACTCTTGGGCCTGACCAAGCGCCTCAATGATCTGCGCGGCAATCTGGTGGACACCCAAAGCTAA